GGGAGGTACTGTTCGACCGAGGCGAACAGCAGCGGCCACGCGGTCATCCCGCCGGCGAGGAAGATGAGGTAGCCCACGGCCTGCAACAGCCCCGGATCGAGGACCGCCTGGAGGTTGATCAGACGTGCGAGGTCGGCGAACGACGCCGTGTCGAACGCCCCGAGCCCCTGTGCGACGAGCAGGACGACGGTCATCAGCGCCGTGCCGACGAACCCGCCGGCGGCCCCGATGACGCCGTCGACGATCGCACCCATCAGCTCGTCGGCGGGCGTCCCCGTCTCGGTGAGCGTCGTCTTCTCGCCGTCGTCGAGCGCCATGGTAGCACGTACGACCCGGAGCGACAAAAGTCCGCGGCGCGGAGCCCCCTCACCGGCGCGCCCACGCCAGCATGTCGGCGTAGAAGGGGTCGCTCTCGAGCGCCGCGGCGTCGCCGACGAGGCAGAGCGCCCGCTTCGCCCGCGTGAGCGCGACGTTCACCCGGCGGTGGTCCTCGAAGATCGGCCCGTCGAGGCTCCCGGTGGCGACGAACGAGACGACGACGACCTCCTTGGACGACCCCTGGAACCGGTCGACGGTGTCGACGGCGACGCCCTCCGGCACGCGCCTCCCGATCTCGGCCACCTGCGCCCGAAAGGGGGCGATGACGCCCACGTCCCCCCGTTCGACGCCCGCCGCCAGGTAGGCCTCGACCACCTCCCGCACGCGGTCGGCCTCCGCGGGGTTCGTGTTCCCGTCCGCGCGCCCGCCCGGATCGACGAACGTCACGGCGTCGCGACGTTCGGTCGGGAGGGCGTCCGCGTCGACGCCGTCGAGGTCGTCGAGGCGTCGGCCCGCGACCTCGGGCGTCGCCGGCCTGAGCCTCCCGTCGTAGAACGCGGTCGAGGAGAAGTACTGGATGCGCTGGTTCATGCGGTACTGTCGGTCGAGCAGCACCGAGGCGTCGGGGTAGCGCTCGACGAGGCGCTCGAACAGCGATCGACTCAGCGCGTTCTCGCTGCGCACCACCGGCGGTAGCTGCTGGTGGTCGCCGACGAGGACAAACCGGTCCGCGAGGTTCACCGCCGCGAGCGTCGCGGGCTCGGTGAGCTGTCCCGCCTCGTCGATCACGGCCGCGTCGAACGAACACTCCCGGAGGATCCGGGAGCCACAGGAGGCGGTGGTGGCGGCGACGAC
The Halomarina pelagica DNA segment above includes these coding regions:
- a CDS encoding DUF6789 family protein, with product MALDDGEKTTLTETGTPADELMGAIVDGVIGAAGGFVGTALMTVVLLVAQGLGAFDTASFADLARLINLQAVLDPGLLQAVGYLIFLAGGMTAWPLLFASVEQYLPGATMARRGVSFGTVLWTGFVLAFYGGQTGTALYLYAGLTLVAHWVYGFGLGLVFTYFSTRPDTLV